From a single Campylobacter concisus genomic region:
- a CDS encoding NADH-quinone oxidoreductase subunit B family protein codes for MSLYQVPEDIKTANDLTAKLEHLKNIKRSFSVYRIDCGSCNGCEIEIFAAITPMWDPERFGFKLVANPRHADILLCTGPVTRQMYYPLLRAYEATPDPKIVVALGACGSSGGIFHDAYSVWGGIDKIIPVDVYIPGCPPHPASIIYGLGMALGIIDQKLHKKSYEEDNTLPPSVEKSVIGDILFERDLQAESRRLMSYIFGRILFEKYMNAIKCSKDVHDPSISREAVLTAIKKEEDPRYAECMGLLHNDVYLKYAKADKSFAIDVDSEVWSKR; via the coding sequence ATGAGTCTATATCAAGTCCCAGAGGACATAAAAACAGCAAATGATCTAACTGCAAAGTTAGAGCATCTAAAAAATATCAAAAGAAGCTTTAGCGTTTATAGGATCGACTGCGGAAGCTGTAACGGCTGTGAGATAGAAATTTTTGCAGCTATTACACCGATGTGGGATCCTGAGCGTTTTGGTTTCAAGCTTGTTGCAAACCCAAGACACGCTGATATTTTGCTCTGCACCGGTCCTGTAACAAGACAGATGTATTATCCGCTTCTTCGTGCTTATGAGGCGACCCCAGATCCTAAGATCGTAGTTGCTCTTGGTGCGTGCGGAAGCAGTGGCGGAATTTTCCATGACGCTTATAGCGTTTGGGGTGGCATCGATAAGATAATCCCAGTCGATGTTTATATCCCAGGCTGTCCTCCACACCCAGCAAGCATTATTTACGGTCTTGGCATGGCTCTTGGTATCATAGATCAAAAGCTTCATAAAAAAAGCTATGAGGAAGATAATACATTGCCACCTTCAGTTGAGAAGTCAGTCATAGGCGATATCTTGTTTGAGCGCGACTTGCAAGCTGAAAGTAGAAGGCTAATGAGCTATATCTTTGGTAGAATCCTTTTTGAAAAATATATGAATGCTATCAAATGTTCAAAAGATGTCCATGACCCAAGCATTTCAAGAGAGGCTGTGCTTACAGCTATCAAAAAAGAGGAAGATCCTAGATATGCTGAGTGCATGGGGCTTTTGCATAATGATGTCTATCTAAAATATGCAAAAGCTGATAAAAGCTTTGCGATAGATGTTGATAGCGAGGTTTGGAGTAAGAGATGA
- the hyfE gene encoding hydrogenase 4 membrane subunit: protein MQTLDILAICMIVTSLAVFGLRSLKLSIIAYAIETLLLVSIFFLLSEKFNAEQLKTWAIVAFFTKVLLVPGILFWLIKKLGVVSEDEPVGGFFVSPVIAMGFSLALSMSIHPIFLKFSLIKEEIMLIAAGTVFMMGIFGFMLRNSFIKQILAYCLFENGIHLSLALMAYNSHELVELGILTDAIFAVIIMSVLAIRFYKAYDSLDTSKASNLRG, encoded by the coding sequence ATGCAAACACTTGATATTTTAGCCATTTGCATGATCGTAACTTCGCTTGCGGTTTTTGGTCTTAGAAGCTTAAAACTCTCAATCATCGCTTATGCGATTGAGACACTACTTTTAGTTAGCATATTTTTCTTGCTATCTGAGAAATTTAACGCCGAACAGCTCAAAACTTGGGCGATAGTTGCCTTTTTTACCAAAGTTTTGCTTGTGCCAGGAATTTTATTCTGGCTTATCAAAAAACTTGGCGTAGTTAGCGAAGATGAGCCAGTTGGTGGATTTTTTGTAAGTCCTGTTATTGCTATGGGATTTTCTCTAGCTCTTTCAATGAGTATCCACCCTATATTTTTAAAATTCTCTCTTATCAAAGAAGAGATCATGCTTATCGCAGCTGGAACCGTCTTTATGATGGGAATTTTTGGCTTCATGCTAAGAAACTCATTTATAAAACAAATTCTAGCTTACTGCTTGTTTGAAAACGGCATCCACCTAAGCCTCGCTCTAATGGCTTATAACTCACATGAGTTAGTCGAGCTTGGAATTTTAACAGATGCGATATTTGCCGTTATCATCATGAGCGTCTTAGCGATTAGATTTTATAAAGCTTATGATAGCTTAGATACTTCTAAAGCTTCGAATTTAAGGGGTTAG
- a CDS encoding formate/nitrite transporter family protein: MLNPAETAQAVSSSMEHKAHMPLTSIIFLAIMAGAAIAMGDIFWAHSTVGMAENQSIGLSNFIGGITFSCGLMMVVFYGGHLFTSSVLSGVSAYEGKLKLGKTIGYWAIVWIFNFVGGALIAYMYYYSGLPLKYDGYILQHFIPAGIGKITAPFHELFIRGIFCNVFVCMSVWTATSESNLSGKFFAIMWMIGAFVACSMEHCVANMFIITEAIISKAHYIAANGGDIAAAATALGHGITAEKLEVLNWGNFIGKNLVPVTLGNICGGLFFVGLVGFMANKFDMKKKA; the protein is encoded by the coding sequence ATGTTAAATCCGGCAGAAACCGCTCAAGCGGTCTCAAGCTCTATGGAGCATAAGGCTCATATGCCGCTTACTAGTATTATCTTCCTTGCTATCATGGCTGGAGCTGCTATTGCTATGGGTGATATTTTTTGGGCTCACTCAACAGTTGGTATGGCTGAAAACCAGTCTATTGGTCTTTCAAATTTTATCGGCGGTATCACATTTAGCTGTGGTCTTATGATGGTTGTCTTTTATGGCGGACATCTTTTTACAAGCTCTGTTTTAAGTGGTGTTAGTGCGTATGAAGGAAAGCTAAAACTAGGTAAGACTATCGGATACTGGGCTATCGTTTGGATATTTAACTTCGTTGGCGGCGCATTGATCGCTTATATGTACTACTACTCAGGCTTGCCACTAAAGTATGATGGCTACATCTTGCAGCACTTTATACCAGCTGGTATTGGCAAGATCACAGCACCATTTCATGAGCTATTTATCCGCGGAATTTTTTGTAATGTCTTTGTTTGTATGTCTGTCTGGACTGCGACAAGTGAGAGCAATCTATCTGGTAAATTCTTTGCTATTATGTGGATGATCGGCGCATTTGTAGCTTGCTCTATGGAGCACTGCGTGGCGAATATGTTCATAATCACTGAAGCCATCATCTCAAAAGCTCACTATATAGCAGCAAACGGCGGAGATATCGCTGCTGCAGCTACAGCTTTAGGACATGGCATCACGGCTGAAAAACTAGAAGTTTTAAACTGGGGAAATTTCATCGGTAAAAACTTAGTTCCAGTTACACTTGGTAATATCTGTGGCGGACTTTTCTTTGTTGGTTTAGTTGGCTTTATGGCTAATAAATTCGATATGAAGAAAAAAGCTTAA
- the ciaB gene encoding invasion protein CiaB has translation MNDFKRLNELTKEQKNKLNAIYKNLDDDIISEAVKICGLSGTPSEKLALARRIVDLKVDSLQNELKKLNLGEDEQKRVLNLMYGYVRNLYENLHAKLLEKAKEEKILDPFNQAFVQAMHELGLSLNAWQISWQDRIIDTTNKEFEAKFKDLSQANEFITKNGLFQCDANCVRADRTYGAVVKEGDKFSFLPYALAFKDEVRELKSVFAKNLEILRNLAQNDEQKSYVKYLEKLQSAFCEEDNAKVINAWQEAEIAWMDVKGALQPGHPLEYYEDAYTHAVALEWDIRLVDSEGIDELKFKEKVTKTYKSVCEKIKFDNAETNRAVSENIARTQLYISVPMIYYGAELNGLFSAQVVPNDESVSAKCGKKIFAFVNHVYEGAKAKPFMKLGAEIFSKEFLDFGREILFLKPKIWKKVYEISTIGHEFGHILFIGLDTEMMMNKSGVFKFIEEYKATTGGLVNFFLHEEAEYKMAVFHELIARAVGLIAWRKVDEVRAYYCEGLIHLSLLFRAGVLKFDGKLSVDMSEQAYAKFKEICLENYFNLAQIYAEKVDASTFLEKFCQKDELSYLPKDEECKKFVEHFYARYEAIGNDVDESGEWQRWQSLAKKAEKDR, from the coding sequence ATGAACGATTTTAAAAGATTAAATGAACTCACAAAAGAGCAGAAAAACAAGTTAAATGCTATTTATAAAAATTTAGACGATGATATCATAAGCGAAGCTGTTAAAATTTGTGGCCTTTCTGGCACACCAAGCGAGAAACTAGCTCTTGCAAGAAGGATAGTAGATCTTAAAGTAGATTCGCTTCAAAATGAGCTAAAAAAGCTAAATTTAGGCGAAGACGAGCAAAAACGAGTGCTAAATTTAATGTATGGCTACGTTAGAAATTTATATGAAAATCTGCACGCTAAGCTTTTAGAAAAGGCCAAAGAAGAGAAAATTTTAGATCCATTTAACCAAGCCTTTGTGCAGGCTATGCACGAGCTTGGACTTAGTCTAAATGCGTGGCAAATTTCATGGCAGGATCGTATTATCGACACCACAAATAAAGAGTTTGAGGCTAAATTTAAAGATCTAAGCCAGGCAAATGAGTTTATTACTAAAAACGGCTTATTTCAGTGTGACGCTAACTGCGTAAGGGCTGATAGAACGTATGGCGCGGTAGTAAAAGAAGGTGATAAATTTAGCTTTTTGCCTTATGCACTCGCTTTTAAGGATGAGGTTAGAGAGCTTAAAAGTGTTTTTGCTAAAAATCTTGAAATTTTAAGAAATTTAGCCCAAAATGACGAGCAAAAATCCTACGTAAAATACCTCGAAAAGCTACAAAGCGCCTTTTGTGAAGAGGATAATGCAAAGGTGATAAATGCTTGGCAAGAAGCCGAGATAGCGTGGATGGATGTAAAAGGCGCACTTCAGCCGGGCCATCCGCTAGAGTATTACGAGGATGCCTATACGCATGCAGTCGCACTTGAGTGGGACATCAGACTTGTTGATAGCGAGGGCATTGACGAGCTTAAATTTAAAGAAAAAGTGACAAAAACTTATAAGAGCGTTTGCGAAAAGATAAAATTTGATAACGCTGAGACAAACAGAGCAGTTAGTGAAAATATTGCTAGAACGCAGCTTTATATAAGCGTGCCGATGATCTATTACGGCGCGGAGCTAAACGGGCTTTTTAGTGCTCAAGTCGTGCCAAATGATGAGAGTGTGAGTGCAAAATGTGGTAAGAAAATTTTTGCCTTTGTAAATCACGTCTATGAGGGAGCAAAGGCAAAGCCTTTTATGAAGCTTGGGGCTGAAATTTTTAGCAAGGAATTTTTGGATTTTGGTAGGGAAATTTTATTTTTAAAGCCAAAAATTTGGAAAAAAGTCTATGAAATTTCAACGATCGGCCATGAGTTTGGACACATCCTCTTTATCGGGCTTGATACTGAGATGATGATGAATAAAAGTGGCGTCTTTAAATTTATAGAAGAGTATAAGGCGACGACTGGTGGGTTAGTAAATTTTTTCTTGCACGAAGAGGCGGAGTATAAAATGGCCGTTTTTCATGAGCTAATAGCTCGTGCTGTTGGGCTTATCGCGTGGCGAAAGGTCGATGAGGTGAGGGCTTATTACTGCGAGGGACTCATACATCTTAGCTTGCTTTTTAGAGCTGGAGTGCTTAAATTTGATGGCAAACTAAGCGTGGATATGAGCGAGCAAGCTTACGCTAAATTTAAAGAAATTTGCTTAGAGAACTACTTTAACCTAGCACAAATATACGCTGAAAAAGTTGATGCGAGCACATTTTTGGAGAAATTTTGCCAAAAAGATGAACTAAGCTATCTGCCAAAAGATGAAGAGTGCAAGAAATTTGTTGAGCATTTTTACGCTAGATACGAAGCTATCGGCAACGACGTCGATGAAAGTGGCGAGTGGCAAAGATGGCAAAGCTTAGCCAAAAAGGCAGAGAAAGATAGATAA
- a CDS encoding acyl-CoA thioesterase — MDILKDFGEPRIKQVMLPKDTNSAGNIFGGWILSQIDLAGAQAAREISPERVVTISMKEIIFKQPVFVGDVLSCYAKIIAVGKTSITTQIEVTALRLNPGGYRETIHVTSATATYVSVTKDGLKKPIDEKLKQLHGF; from the coding sequence ATGGATATTTTAAAGGATTTTGGTGAGCCACGTATAAAACAAGTTATGTTGCCAAAAGACACAAACTCAGCTGGAAATATTTTTGGTGGCTGGATACTAAGCCAGATCGACCTTGCTGGTGCACAGGCTGCTAGAGAAATTTCTCCTGAACGCGTTGTGACGATTTCTATGAAAGAGATCATTTTCAAGCAACCAGTCTTTGTAGGCGATGTGCTAAGCTGCTACGCAAAGATCATTGCAGTTGGCAAAACATCGATAACAACGCAAATAGAAGTAACCGCTCTTAGGCTAAATCCGGGCGGATATAGAGAAACTATACACGTTACAAGCGCTACCGCAACTTACGTAAGCGTAACAAAAGATGGGCTTAAAAAGCCAATCGATGAGAAGCTAAAACAACTTCATGGATTTTAA
- a CDS encoding hydrogenase 4 subunit F, with translation MDSLALILILPLLGALVLFLSPKNYAVLSGLHVLFSAATSVALLNNVLKVLSSGTFYSFDKFLFLDSLGCVFLVLIAVTGFIVNFYSIHYMRWELEDGHIHLNDLKKYYALSHVFIFTMTLSVICNNVAFMWAAIEATTLASVFLVAIHKDQKSTESGYKYIVLCSIGLAFALYATVLLYSATFSTLGDGEASMLFSSIMANAKNLNPDAAKLIFVFALIGFGTKAGLAPTHTWLPDVHAEGPAPISALLSGVLLKCAMLALLRYYAITAQAVGFSFVEGIMIVSGTITLFVAGFFLIRQHNVKRMFAYHSIVHMGVIAFALGVGGKFGLFAAIFHCLAHSFTKALAFCSTGNIARIYGHKDMSKMGGMVKIAPITTIMFGAAVCSLVGVPAFAIFVSEYNVFVGAITSGQYIAVALFAIALAVIFIADFAHFNMASFGEPKGVIVHNKEMSLLENLPLIALCALIIIFGVWHVDSFYTLVDNGVNIMMGALK, from the coding sequence ATGGATAGTTTAGCTTTAATACTTATCTTACCGCTCCTTGGTGCTTTGGTCTTGTTTTTGAGTCCTAAAAATTATGCGGTATTAAGCGGACTTCACGTTTTGTTTTCTGCTGCGACATCGGTGGCTTTACTTAACAATGTTCTTAAAGTCTTAAGTAGCGGAACTTTTTATAGTTTTGATAAATTTTTGTTTTTAGATAGCTTAGGCTGTGTTTTCTTGGTGCTTATCGCAGTAACTGGATTTATAGTAAATTTCTACTCTATCCACTACATGAGATGGGAGCTTGAAGACGGACACATTCACTTAAACGATCTTAAAAAATACTACGCACTAAGCCATGTATTTATCTTTACAATGACTTTAAGCGTTATTTGCAACAACGTTGCGTTTATGTGGGCAGCTATCGAGGCAACAACTCTTGCTTCAGTATTTTTGGTCGCTATCCACAAAGACCAAAAATCAACAGAAAGTGGCTATAAATACATCGTTCTTTGCTCAATCGGCCTAGCATTTGCACTTTATGCGACTGTTCTTTTATATTCAGCCACATTTAGCACTCTAGGAGATGGCGAAGCTTCTATGCTATTTTCAAGCATAATGGCAAATGCTAAAAATTTAAACCCAGATGCAGCAAAGCTTATCTTTGTATTTGCTCTAATTGGTTTTGGTACAAAAGCTGGTCTTGCTCCAACTCACACTTGGCTACCAGACGTTCACGCTGAAGGTCCAGCACCTATCTCAGCTTTGCTTTCAGGCGTACTTTTAAAATGTGCGATGCTAGCGCTCTTAAGATACTACGCTATCACAGCTCAAGCTGTTGGATTTAGCTTTGTTGAGGGCATAATGATCGTTTCAGGAACTATCACACTCTTTGTAGCGGGATTTTTCCTAATCAGACAACACAACGTAAAAAGAATGTTTGCATATCACTCAATCGTTCACATGGGTGTTATCGCATTTGCACTTGGTGTTGGCGGTAAATTTGGTCTATTTGCAGCGATATTCCACTGCTTGGCTCACAGCTTCACAAAAGCTTTGGCATTTTGCTCAACAGGCAATATTGCAAGAATTTACGGCCATAAAGATATGAGTAAGATGGGTGGCATGGTTAAGATCGCACCGATCACCACTATAATGTTTGGCGCGGCTGTTTGCTCACTTGTTGGTGTTCCAGCGTTTGCTATATTTGTTAGTGAATATAACGTATTTGTAGGAGCTATCACAAGCGGTCAATACATCGCAGTTGCACTATTTGCTATTGCACTTGCAGTTATTTTTATAGCTGACTTTGCACACTTTAACATGGCAAGCTTTGGCGAGCCAAAAGGTGTGATCGTTCACAACAAAGAGATGAGTTTGTTAGAGAATTTACCTCTTATAGCACTTTGTGCCCTTATCATAATCTTTGGCGTATGGCATGTAGATAGCTTTTATACGCTAGTGGATAACGGTGTTAATATAATGATGGGAGCTTTAAAATGA
- a CDS encoding formate hydrogenlyase complex iron-sulfur subunit: protein MMKLFDITEKYGKATYAYPFEPYIVPENFRGQPNYTYDLCIGCAACGIACPSNAIELKMNDEQTKLVWEFDCGRCIFCGRCDEVCPTGAVRLSDSFELAVKFDKSALIQRGELEMQTCKCCGKPFTPKRLINFTLEKLGTANLLPGRLEEAKDYLYICPECKKNQSAERLTKGIEEAIK, encoded by the coding sequence ATGATGAAGTTATTTGACATCACAGAAAAATATGGAAAGGCGACATACGCCTATCCATTTGAGCCATATATTGTTCCTGAAAATTTCCGTGGTCAGCCAAACTATACATACGATCTTTGCATAGGTTGTGCAGCTTGCGGTATCGCTTGTCCTAGTAACGCGATAGAGCTTAAGATGAACGATGAACAAACAAAGCTTGTTTGGGAATTTGACTGCGGACGCTGCATATTTTGCGGACGCTGCGATGAGGTTTGCCCAACTGGAGCCGTTCGCCTAAGTGATAGCTTTGAGCTTGCAGTTAAATTTGACAAGAGCGCTCTTATACAAAGGGGCGAGCTTGAGATGCAAACTTGCAAATGCTGCGGCAAGCCATTTACGCCAAAAAGGCTTATAAATTTCACCCTTGAAAAGCTTGGAACAGCAAATTTACTCCCAGGCAGACTTGAAGAGGCAAAAGACTACCTTTATATCTGCCCAGAGTGCAAGAAAAATCAATCTGCTGAGAGGCTAACAAAAGGCATTGAGGAGGCTATAAAATGA
- a CDS encoding NADH-quinone oxidoreductase subunit C, with translation MRGDKFIEILKTKVKILEVTRQADDQITVLVDRNDLPLAVKTLYYDIGGFISTMIPNDERQINGSYALYYAISMEGSKMTEADDFAPEDKCFITVKTLIPGSDPTFPSVTPLVPACVWYERETYDMFGLVAEGLPDKRRLVLSDDWPDGLHPLRKDAMDYRYRPDPVDHRDEPDSEFLFPTGDAVVDVPLGPLHITSDEPGHFRLFCDGDEIIDADYRLFYQHRGMEKLAENRMNYDQMGYLAERVCGICGYAHAIACIEAAEKAIKLEIPLRAQAIRVICLEIERLHSHLLNIGLACEVTGNYNAFMHIFRVREYSMELAQLVTGGRKTYGNVVMGGLRRDMTSHEIKKGIEIINKLDIQISEIWDAVLEDKRQIGRWKGVGILDRQIARDFSPVGPNMRGSGFKRDNRYDHPYDFFKQIEFEVAVEHGCDVFAREMVRYKELKSSIHIIRQCFELMPQTPIMIDPVTMIKPENFALGHDEAPRGENVHWIMQGSAQKVYRWRCRAATYNNWPSLRYQFRGNNISDAALIVCSLDPCYSCTERVTLVDVRTKKSKILTEKDLKKFCQDGGVSKKDLR, from the coding sequence ATGAGAGGCGATAAATTTATAGAAATCCTAAAAACTAAAGTAAAAATTTTAGAGGTAACTCGTCAAGCAGACGATCAGATCACTGTTTTAGTCGATAGAAATGACCTCCCGCTAGCTGTTAAGACGCTTTACTATGATATCGGCGGCTTTATAAGCACAATGATACCAAACGACGAGCGTCAGATAAATGGCAGCTATGCGCTTTACTACGCTATCTCAATGGAAGGTAGCAAGATGACAGAAGCGGACGACTTTGCACCTGAGGATAAGTGCTTTATTACTGTTAAAACTCTTATCCCAGGAAGCGATCCGACATTTCCATCAGTTACTCCGCTAGTGCCAGCTTGTGTTTGGTATGAGAGAGAAACTTATGATATGTTTGGCCTTGTGGCCGAAGGTTTACCTGATAAAAGGCGTCTAGTTTTAAGTGATGACTGGCCAGACGGACTTCACCCACTTAGAAAAGATGCGATGGATTATCGCTACCGCCCTGATCCAGTTGATCACAGAGATGAGCCTGATTCTGAGTTTTTGTTCCCAACAGGTGATGCAGTAGTTGATGTGCCACTTGGACCACTACATATTACTTCAGATGAGCCTGGTCACTTTAGACTTTTCTGCGATGGCGACGAGATTATAGACGCTGACTACCGCTTGTTCTATCAACACCGCGGTATGGAAAAGCTAGCTGAAAATAGAATGAACTATGATCAAATGGGCTATCTTGCAGAGCGTGTTTGTGGAATTTGTGGTTATGCTCACGCTATTGCGTGTATCGAAGCTGCAGAAAAAGCTATCAAGCTTGAAATTCCACTAAGAGCTCAGGCTATACGCGTCATTTGTCTTGAGATCGAGCGTCTTCACAGCCACCTTTTAAATATCGGTCTAGCTTGTGAGGTCACTGGTAATTACAACGCTTTCATGCATATCTTTAGAGTTCGTGAGTACTCTATGGAGCTAGCTCAGCTTGTAACTGGTGGACGTAAAACATACGGCAATGTCGTTATGGGCGGCTTAAGACGTGATATGACAAGCCACGAGATCAAAAAAGGTATCGAGATCATAAATAAACTTGATATTCAAATTTCAGAAATTTGGGATGCAGTTTTGGAAGATAAACGCCAAATCGGACGCTGGAAAGGTGTAGGAATCCTAGATCGCCAAATAGCACGTGACTTTAGCCCAGTTGGTCCAAATATGAGAGGCTCTGGCTTTAAACGTGATAACCGCTACGATCATCCATACGACTTTTTTAAACAGATAGAATTTGAAGTAGCAGTTGAGCATGGTTGCGACGTTTTTGCTCGTGAGATGGTTAGATATAAAGAGCTAAAAAGCTCTATCCACATCATCCGCCAATGCTTTGAGCTAATGCCTCAAACTCCGATCATGATCGATCCTGTGACTATGATCAAACCTGAAAATTTTGCACTTGGTCATGATGAAGCACCACGTGGCGAGAATGTTCACTGGATCATGCAAGGCAGTGCTCAAAAAGTATATCGCTGGAGATGCAGAGCTGCAACATATAACAACTGGCCAAGCCTAAGGTATCAATTTAGAGGAAACAACATAAGTGACGCTGCGCTTATCGTTTGCTCACTTGACCCTTGCTACTCATGTACAGAGCGTGTTACATTAGTCGATGTAAGGACTAAAAAGAGCAAAATTTTAACAGAGAAAGACCTTAAAAAATTCTGTCAAGATGGCGGGGTTAGTAAGAAGGATTTAAGATGA
- a CDS encoding hydrogenase 3 maturation endopeptidase HyCI — translation MKKAILCIGNPMRGDDDVGNEVGRIVEAELKEWKVFFGQDVPENEFSAIREFAPDILIVVDAMSGFDEDKIEFFDLSDDRDYIYSTHNLPTPVLLSYLRKICPKTLFLGISVLLENVLNFEEGLSEQAKKSARKAFLRIVEIDKNLVG, via the coding sequence ATGAAAAAGGCCATTCTTTGCATCGGTAATCCTATGCGTGGTGATGATGATGTGGGTAACGAAGTCGGCCGCATCGTAGAGGCCGAGCTAAAAGAGTGGAAGGTCTTTTTTGGGCAAGATGTGCCTGAGAATGAATTCTCAGCTATTAGAGAATTTGCGCCTGATATTTTGATAGTAGTCGATGCGATGAGCGGCTTTGATGAGGATAAGATAGAGTTTTTCGACCTAAGTGACGATAGAGACTATATCTACTCGACTCACAATCTTCCAACGCCAGTGCTTTTAAGCTATTTGCGAAAAATTTGCCCAAAGACGCTTTTTCTTGGCATTAGTGTCTTGCTCGAAAATGTCTTAAATTTTGAAGAAGGACTAAGTGAGCAGGCTAAAAAAAGTGCCAGAAAAGCTTTTTTAAGAATTGTAGAGATTGATAAAAATTTAGTCGGTTAA
- a CDS encoding formate hydrogenlyase maturation HycH family protein: MIQVYKLTKRHMDDNDKLPRELKEIKIFSTCVGHGVGTIDFSEKILELSDEEFDEMIKNSGEYVKFKIGNLSKYFEVEIFAEHIAKLLPQLCECKLKEILANLKEGYIVLRKDF, translated from the coding sequence ATGATACAAGTTTATAAGCTTACAAAAAGGCATATGGACGACAACGACAAGCTTCCACGCGAGCTAAAGGAGATAAAAATTTTCTCCACTTGTGTGGGGCATGGCGTTGGCACGATTGATTTTAGCGAGAAAATTTTAGAGCTAAGCGATGAGGAATTTGACGAGATGATCAAAAACTCAGGCGAATACGTGAAATTTAAAATCGGAAATTTAAGCAAATATTTTGAAGTTGAAATTTTTGCTGAGCATATCGCTAAACTCTTGCCGCAGCTTTGTGAGTGTAAGCTTAAAGAAATTTTGGCAAATTTAAAAGAGGGATATATCGTGCTTAGGAAGGACTTTTGA
- a CDS encoding Crp/Fnr family transcriptional regulator, producing MKKSRLGLLQTQILDILTQSELDKFEYKNLPKTSIIYAEEIKIIILKSGCAKLSFFEDGEEFILYRLEANNIAVLDDNCAFEILEDAKIYSINLSEISEILSNVNVVDEILKAALNAIIVQRQIIKSILFEDAKGRIANFLIELAKEQDLKQNGYHYIFLPFSLKVLSSFVGLKRQSASTAFNELIKNDIIRKITPHEFLIIDYEKLESYTN from the coding sequence ATGAAAAAATCACGTCTAGGTCTTTTGCAAACACAAATTTTAGATATCCTAACTCAATCCGAGCTTGATAAATTTGAGTACAAAAACCTTCCAAAAACAAGCATCATCTACGCAGAAGAGATCAAAATCATCATTTTAAAAAGCGGCTGTGCAAAGCTTTCGTTTTTTGAAGATGGGGAAGAATTTATCCTTTACCGTTTGGAAGCAAATAACATTGCTGTTCTTGATGATAACTGCGCTTTTGAAATTTTAGAAGATGCAAAAATTTACTCCATAAACTTAAGCGAAATAAGTGAAATTTTATCAAATGTAAATGTTGTAGATGAAATTTTAAAAGCGGCGTTAAACGCCATTATCGTGCAACGTCAGATCATAAAATCAATACTTTTTGAAGATGCAAAAGGTAGGATTGCAAATTTTTTGATCGAGCTTGCAAAGGAGCAGGATCTAAAACAAAATGGCTATCACTACATATTTTTGCCATTTTCTCTAAAGGTGCTCTCAAGCTTTGTGGGGCTCAAACGCCAAAGCGCTTCAACTGCCTTTAATGAGCTTATAAAAAACGACATCATAAGAAAAATAACGCCACATGAGTTTTTGATCATAGATTACGAAAAGCTCGAAAGTTACACAAACTAA